The genome window ATCCGCGCCGCCGCGAAGGCTGAGGCTCCGGCTGTCGAGGGGGCCGAGTGATGGTCGAGATCAAGATTACCACGATTGCCGGCAAGGCCGCCGGCGAGATCAAGCTCTCGGACGAGATCTTCGGCCTCGACCCGCGCGAGGATATCCTCCAGCGCGTCGTGCGCTGGCAGCTCGCCAAGAAGCAGCAGGGCACGCACAAGGCCAAAGGCCGCGCGGAGATCTCGCGCACCGGCGCCAAGATGTACAAGCAGAAGGGTACGGGCCGCGCCCGTCACTCCTCGGCGCGCGCTCCGCAGTTCCGCGGCGGCGGCAAGGCGCACGGCCCGGTCGTGCGCAGCCATGAGCACGACCTGCCGAAGAAGGTCCGCGCGCTCGGCCTGAAGCATGCGCTGTCGGCCAAGGCGAAGTCGGCCAGCCTGATCGTCATCGACGATCTGGCGATGAAGGAAGCCAAGACCAAGGCCCTGGTGGCGGATTTCGCCAAGCTCGGCCTGACCAACGCGCTGCTGATCGGCGGCGCCGAGGTGGACCAGAACTTCCGCCGCGCGGCGTCCAACATTCCGAACATCGACGTGCTGCCGGTTCAGGGCATCAACGTGTACGACATTCTGCGTCGCGGCACGCTTGTCCTGTCGAAGGCGGCGGTCGAGGCTCTCGAGGAGCGCTTCAAATGACTGACCTTCGCCACTACGACGTGATCGTCTCGCCGGCGATCACCGAGAAGTCGACCATGGCTTCCGAGAACAACCAGATCGTCTTCAACGTCGCCCGCAAGGCGACGAAGCCGGAGATCAAGGCTGCCGTCGAGGCGCTGTTCGGCGTGAAGGTGACGGCGGTGAACACGCTGCTGCGCAAGGGCAAGGTGAAGCGTTTCCGCGGCACCATTGGCCGCCAGAGCGACGTGAAGAAGGCTGTCGTGACGCTGGCCGAAGGCCATTCGATCGACGTCGCCACCGGACTTTAAGGAACGGCTACGATGGCACTCAAGAAATTCAATCCGATCACGCCTGGCACGCGCCAGCTCGTGATCGTGGACCGTTCCGGTCTCTACAAGGGCAAGCCCGTCAAGGGCCTGACCGAGGGTCTGACCAAGTCCGGCGGCCGCAACAACTACGGCCGCATCACCAGCCGCTTCATCGGCGGCGGGCACAAGCGCACCTACCGCATCATCGACTTCAAGCGCCGCAAGTTCGGCGTGTCGGCGACGGTGGAGCGCCTGGAGTACGACCCGAACCGCACGGCCTTCATCGCGCTCATCAAGTACGAGGACGGCGAGCTGAGCTACATCCTGGCGCCGCAGCGTCTCGCGGTCGGCGACAAGGTCGTCGCCGGCGAGAGCGCCGACGTGAAGCCGGGCAACGCGATGCCGCTCGGCTCCATGCCGGTCGGCACGATCGTCCACAATGTCGAGCTGAAGCCGGGCAAGGGTGGCCAGATCGCCCGTTCGGCCGGCGCCTACGTCCAGCTCGTCGGCCGCGACCAGGGCTATGCGATCCTGCGCCTCAACTCGGGCGAGCAGCGCGTCGTTCACGGCTCGTGCATGGCGACGGTCGGCGCGGTGTCGAACCCGGAGCACGGCAACATCAACGACGGCAAGGCCGGCCGTACGCGCTGGCGCGGCAAGCGCCCGCACAACCGCGGCGTCGCCATGAACCCGGTCGACCACCCGCACGGCGGCGGCGAAGGCCGCACCTCCGGCGGCCGTC of Aquamicrobium sp. contains these proteins:
- the rplD gene encoding 50S ribosomal protein L4, whose protein sequence is MVEIKITTIAGKAAGEIKLSDEIFGLDPREDILQRVVRWQLAKKQQGTHKAKGRAEISRTGAKMYKQKGTGRARHSSARAPQFRGGGKAHGPVVRSHEHDLPKKVRALGLKHALSAKAKSASLIVIDDLAMKEAKTKALVADFAKLGLTNALLIGGAEVDQNFRRAASNIPNIDVLPVQGINVYDILRRGTLVLSKAAVEALEERFK
- a CDS encoding 50S ribosomal protein L23, with product MTDLRHYDVIVSPAITEKSTMASENNQIVFNVARKATKPEIKAAVEALFGVKVTAVNTLLRKGKVKRFRGTIGRQSDVKKAVVTLAEGHSIDVATGL
- the rplB gene encoding 50S ribosomal protein L2, yielding MALKKFNPITPGTRQLVIVDRSGLYKGKPVKGLTEGLTKSGGRNNYGRITSRFIGGGHKRTYRIIDFKRRKFGVSATVERLEYDPNRTAFIALIKYEDGELSYILAPQRLAVGDKVVAGESADVKPGNAMPLGSMPVGTIVHNVELKPGKGGQIARSAGAYVQLVGRDQGYAILRLNSGEQRVVHGSCMATVGAVSNPEHGNINDGKAGRTRWRGKRPHNRGVAMNPVDHPHGGGEGRTSGGRHPVTPWGKPTKGKRTRSNKATDKFIMRSRHQRKS